TAAGTAACGTCGAGCGCGGGGGAGCCCGAGGGCGATACGATCACCAGGCTGACCTCCCGCGTGCGGCCGAGGATCAGGCCCCGGTTGCGGCGGAGAATCAGCGGGACCGTCGCTTCGGACAGGCCGCCGGGCGAAAAGGGATCATAGGTGATGCTGGCGGGTGCGGTCGCGGCGCCGGTCACACCGCAAACCGATGATATCTGCGATTGGGCGGCCGCTGGCTCTGCGAGCGCGAATCCGAACGCCAATCCCAGCGCTGATAAACCGGTCGTCCAAACCCTCATAGCTGAGGTGTTACGACGATCTCCAATGCTGTGCGAGCGGAGAGTGATGCGGCGGCGACGGGCCGCTCTGTGGCTGCGGGAACTCGCTTTATCAGCAATCCGTCCGAATCGACCATCCGCACTTCCGACGCCAGAACCGGCCGCCCGTGATTGCAGATCGCCCGTGCCGAAATCACCTTCGGCGCCGCGTTCGTCGCGACGATCTTCATCGGATCGACAACCCAGCATCGCGGGGCGACCTCGCCGTAAACGGCGATCTGATTGACCTCTTCGGCCATTGCCGGCGCCGCAAGATTCAGCCCCGTCAGCACAAGCGCGACGCGAGCGATCCGGTTCGAAATCAATCTCGTAGGTGTCATATCGAACCCCGAAATAGGGTCCGATAGTTAATAAGGGCGGATTCGAATTGTTCAACATCGCGTTAAGGACTGACACTGACGGTGATCGAGAGAGTATCGGTGTAGCGACCCGCGGCGAGCGTGTCGGTTCCCGAGTAAGCCGGCGCGCTGACACGCAGATACGAACCGTTCGCCTTGGTCGAAGCGCCGCCAAGGCGAAGCCCGGCGGCCGTGCTCGCCGTGCCGGCGAAGGTGCAACTGCCGCCCGCGGCGAGCGTCGCGGCGGCACAGCTCGCCGAGGCGTTCGTGCCATTGTCGGCCGCCACATAGAGCGCGACATTATAAGGCGCCTTGGTCTGGTAGCCGGTAGCGCCCGTCGCGGCATTGGCCATGCCGCCATTGGCCGACGACACCGCGATCCGCGATGCGCCGGAGCAATTGAGCTGGATCGCGAAATCCTTGGTAAAGCCGCTCTGGTCGAAATCGGCCTGGTCAATGGCGCCCGACGGTGCACCCGACGTCGCGAAACCGCAGCGGCCGAGCACCGACGCGCGGACCTCTACCCCGACTTCGATGCTGTTAACGGCTCCCTGCCCCGCGGCATAAGCGGTCACCTGCGCATGCGCGTGCTGGCTGGCGATCACACTGATCACCGCCAAGGCCAGCAAGAAAAGGGTGCGCAAAAAGCCCATGAATCGCCTGTCGTCGGTGACGGCCCGATGCCGCCAACTTGATCGAAAAATGCGCTAACTCTTGCGCATGCGATATTCACCGGGAGGCGACAAAGGCGCTCCCCAACGGCTAAAACGGCTTATATCTTTCGGTATAGATTCAGGCGCCGCGGTCCTGCGCCAAAAGGATCAATTCGGTGCGGCCACGGATGTTAAGCTTATCAAAAACCTTGTGAAGATGAACCTTCACCGTCCCTTCGGTCAGCCCAAGCTCGTCGGCGATTTCCTTGTTGCGCAGCCCGCGCCGCGCCAGCGAGGCAACCGCACGCTCACGCCCGCTCAGCGCCTCGAACGGGTCGCGTGGAGCGTCCGGCGACATCGCCTGTTCCATCACGCGCTGCATCACGTCCTGGTCGAGCCAGCGCCGCCCCTGCACCACGCTTTCAAGACAGGTCAACAGGTCGCGCGGCGCGGTCGCCTTGATGACGATGCCGTTGATCGAAAGCTGGATCGCCTCGCGCGCAAGTTCGTCGTTGAGACCACCGGTCAGCAGGACGACGGGCCGGTTGTCGCCGCGGCTGCGCAGCGTCCGCAGCACGTCGAGCCCGCTGCGTTCGGGCATGCCGTTATCGAGGATCAGAAGATCGGGCCGCGCGCTGCCCAGCGTTTCGAGTACCGCAGCGCCGGTGTTGACCGTCGCCACCACGTCGAAATTCGTCTTGTCGAGAAGCGCCGTGATGCCTGCCATGGTCAGCGGGTCATCGTCCGCCACGAGCACTTTCGTCATGTAACTCCACCGACATGCTGTTGGGATTTATATATTATCACTCGCTGCGGGCCGCGGTCCACCCCGTTGCGGTTACCCGAATTAACCAATCAGCGCCCATTCATCGCGCCGAGCTGGCCAAGCAGGTCACGCGTCAGCCCTTTGACGTCGTCGGGCGACCGTCCGGCATCGATTGCTTCCTCCACAGCGCGCGCCGCGTCACCGATCGCGCCATAGCCGAACATGCCCGCGCGCCCGGCGAGGCTGTGCGACAGGCGCGACAGTTCGGCCCGGTCCCCGCGCTCCAGACTATCTTCGATCGCCACACCCGTTTCAGCGGCCTGCGCCGCGAAGCGTTCGGCAAGGGCGGCGAGGCGAGCGTCGATTTCACCCATCGAGGAACGTCCGCACCTGCCGCGCCAGCGTCATCGCGTCGAAGGGTTTCGCGATGACACCGCGCGCGCCGAGTTCGCGGAGCCGCGCCACTTCGTGCGCCTGCGTCCGCGCGGTGATGAAGACCACGGGAATGGCCGTCGTCGCAGCGTCCTGCCGCAGGATTTCGAGAACGCCTGGCCCGTCGAGTTCGGGCATCATCACGTCGAGCAGGATCAGGTCGGGCTGCCAGTCGCGCGCCGCCTTAATTCCCTCGCGGCCCGACCCGCAGGTGCGAATATCGAAATCGGCATCGAGCGAAAGCGCCATCTCGGCGACTTCGCGAATATCCGCTTCGTCGTCGACATAGAGGATTTGGATGCTCATTTACCGCCTCCACCGTTGCCGCGCCCCGAAACGATACGCCCACTCACCTCGCTGACCAATCGGTCGAGACTGGCGCGCGATTTTACGAGGACCAGATCGATACCGTTCTTCGGCGCTCCGTCGACTTCCTGTGCGGTGAAGAGAATGATCGGCAAGGTCGGCGATCGTTTGCGAAGCGGTTCGACCAAGTCGGTCCCGCAGCCGTCGAGCATCCCGATGTCGAGAATCGCGGCATCATAGCGCGTGCGCCGGATCGCGGCCCGCGCCTCCGCGACGCTGGGCGTCGAATGGATCATCGCCTTGCCGTCGAATGCGCTGGCCACCACCGCGAGCATGTCGGGGTCGTCGTCGACGTGGAGCACGACCGGAAGCGCGCGATCCGTTCGCTGGCTTGGTTCGGCCGCGTCGGGCGCGGGCGCCATGCCCGGGGTCTCCGCCGCCGGCAGGTCGACATGAAATATACTGCCCGCGCCCTCGACACTCTCGAAATCGACCGCACCGCCAAGCCGTACGACAATCTCGCGTACGATGCTGAGGCCAAGCCCGGTGCCGCCCTTCTGGCGCGAATCCGACGCATCCGCCTGCGCGAACTTTCCGAAGATGCGGTTGCGAAATGCCTCGGGAATGCCTTCACCGCGGTCGATGACGCTGATCCTGTAACGCCGATCGAGCGGTGTTACGCGCACCGTCACCGCTTCACCGCGCCGCGAAAATTTGATCGCATTGGAAAGCAGGTTAGTCACGACCTGCATCAACCGATCCTCGTCCGCGAGGACGGCGGCCTCCGGCGCGACGGTTTCGACCTGCACCGATACGCCATATTCGCCCGCAAAACCGGCCGCCTGATGCGCCGCAGCCTCCAGCAGCGGACCGAGCGCCAGCGGCCGGACATCGAACTGCATCCGCCCCGCTTCGATCTTCTCGATATCAAGGATATCGTTGATCAACCGCACGAGACGCGCGGCGTTGCTGTGCGCAATTTCGACCAGTCGCGCGGCCTTCGGGGGAATTTCCCCCGCCGCTCCACCGCTGATGAGTCCCAGCGATCCCGCGATAGAGGTCAGCGGTGTCCGCAATTCATGACTGACCGTCGCGACGAATTCGCCCTTCATCTGTTCGATTTCGCGGCGGTCACTGATGTCGCGGATCACGGCGACGAACAAGGTGGCGTCGGCAAGATGGACCGGGCTGACCGACACTTCGAGCGGAAAAGTCTGGCCATTCTGGCGGCGACCGACGAACTCCTGGATCTGTCCGTAGCTTTCCTTGCGGTTCGCCTTCAGGCGGCGCAGGAAGGTCTCGATCTGTCCGCGGTCGGGCGCGATTTCGAAAAGTGCCCCGATGTCGCGGCGCAACAATGATTCAGACGGTACGCCGAACATATTGGCCGCCGAAGGATTCAGGCTTTCGATGCTCCCGCTCGGGTTCAGCACGATCATCCCGTCCTTGGCGCTGTCGAAGATCGCTTCCTGACGCGCGGCCAGATCGCGGGCGCGGCGATGCGCCCTCTTCCGCGCCAACTGGCTACGCGCGATCAGGAAAGCCGCGAGCGCGAGCAGCATGATCAAACCGACCTGCAAGGTGAAGGTCCGCTGCCGCAGACGTTCGCGAGCATTATTCGCGAGCACGGTTCGCTGTTCGAGTTTCGCTCGCTCGCCTTCGGAAATCGTGCCGATCAGCGTGCGGATATGGTCCATCGACCTCTTGCCCTCGCCGCCCGTTATCAGCCGCGCCGCCTCGTCGCGTCGGCCCTCTTCGACGAGCGCGATCGTTCTCGCGACAAAGCGACGTTTCTCGATCGACGTGCGTTCGAGCTCGGCCATCAGCGCCGCCTGACCGTCGGCCCCCGCGAATTTTTCGAAGGCTTCGAAATTGGCATCGATCCGCGCCTCGGCACTCCGGTACGGCGCGAGAAAGCTGGGATCGCCGGTGATGACATAGCCCCGCTGCCCCAGTTCGATATCCTGATGCAGCGTCAGCACCGCCTGCAAAACGGCGCGCGCATTATAGGATTCGGCAACATCCTGCCTCAGGCGCGCATTCTGTTCGAAACCGCGGTCGGTCG
This sequence is a window from Sphingopyxis sp. USTB-05. Protein-coding genes within it:
- a CDS encoding response regulator, translated to MSIQILYVDDEADIREVAEMALSLDADFDIRTCGSGREGIKAARDWQPDLILLDVMMPELDGPGVLEILRQDAATTAIPVVFITARTQAHEVARLRELGARGVIAKPFDAMTLARQVRTFLDG
- a CDS encoding CHASE3 domain-containing protein, with translation MLITAAIGVLLILSFLSLATDRGFEQNARLRQDVAESYNARAVLQAVLTLHQDIELGQRGYVITGDPSFLAPYRSAEARIDANFEAFEKFAGADGQAALMAELERTSIEKRRFVARTIALVEEGRRDEAARLITGGEGKRSMDHIRTLIGTISEGERAKLEQRTVLANNARERLRQRTFTLQVGLIMLLALAAFLIARSQLARKRAHRRARDLAARQEAIFDSAKDGMIVLNPSGSIESLNPSAANMFGVPSESLLRRDIGALFEIAPDRGQIETFLRRLKANRKESYGQIQEFVGRRQNGQTFPLEVSVSPVHLADATLFVAVIRDISDRREIEQMKGEFVATVSHELRTPLTSIAGSLGLISGGAAGEIPPKAARLVEIAHSNAARLVRLINDILDIEKIEAGRMQFDVRPLALGPLLEAAAHQAAGFAGEYGVSVQVETVAPEAAVLADEDRLMQVVTNLLSNAIKFSRRGEAVTVRVTPLDRRYRISVIDRGEGIPEAFRNRIFGKFAQADASDSRQKGGTGLGLSIVREIVVRLGGAVDFESVEGAGSIFHVDLPAAETPGMAPAPDAAEPSQRTDRALPVVLHVDDDPDMLAVVASAFDGKAMIHSTPSVAEARAAIRRTRYDAAILDIGMLDGCGTDLVEPLRKRSPTLPIILFTAQEVDGAPKNGIDLVLVKSRASLDRLVSEVSGRIVSGRGNGGGGK
- a CDS encoding Hpt domain-containing protein → MGEIDARLAALAERFAAQAAETGVAIEDSLERGDRAELSRLSHSLAGRAGMFGYGAIGDAARAVEEAIDAGRSPDDVKGLTRDLLGQLGAMNGR
- a CDS encoding response regulator transcription factor, translating into MTKVLVADDDPLTMAGITALLDKTNFDVVATVNTGAAVLETLGSARPDLLILDNGMPERSGLDVLRTLRSRGDNRPVVLLTGGLNDELAREAIQLSINGIVIKATAPRDLLTCLESVVQGRRWLDQDVMQRVMEQAMSPDAPRDPFEALSGRERAVASLARRGLRNKEIADELGLTEGTVKVHLHKVFDKLNIRGRTELILLAQDRGA